A genomic segment from Polyangium mundeleinium encodes:
- a CDS encoding acyltransferase family protein produces MSRDERGTNEPARIAGLDTLRFFAAAMVVLSHLGPPPLLAGLERTNRVAWFLSASYGVAWNGPAAVIVFFVISGLCIHWPTLTRRPHWPEYFVRRYVRIGIPLLASIALSSAVGIPYVGLSASILWSLQCELIYYTLYPLLLALRDRFGWRPLLAGSFALATAVIVLVDPRALPYPAYGWALQWVIGLPCWLLGCLLAERIQERPARTNPRIWAFRLAVWLASAGALALRFHSPIGYPWTLNAFSLLVYAWLLVEIPHLAASRVPRFSERLGLFSYSLYLVHLAAWELFKKYYRLNLGYFVDWALLMALSLGVAYVFFLVCEDPSQKLARRLAKSLRPKPAAPLPTA; encoded by the coding sequence ATGAGCCGCGACGAACGAGGGACGAACGAGCCGGCCCGCATCGCCGGCCTCGACACGCTCCGCTTCTTCGCGGCGGCGATGGTCGTCCTGAGTCACCTCGGCCCGCCGCCCTTGCTCGCGGGCCTCGAACGCACGAACCGCGTCGCCTGGTTCCTCTCCGCCTCGTATGGCGTCGCCTGGAATGGCCCGGCCGCGGTCATCGTCTTTTTCGTCATCTCGGGCCTCTGCATCCACTGGCCCACGCTCACGCGGCGCCCCCACTGGCCCGAGTATTTCGTCCGCCGCTACGTCCGGATCGGCATTCCCCTCCTCGCCTCGATTGCCCTCTCGTCCGCCGTCGGCATCCCTTACGTCGGCCTCTCCGCGTCGATCCTGTGGAGCCTCCAGTGCGAGCTCATTTACTACACCCTTTATCCGCTCCTCCTCGCCCTTCGTGATCGGTTTGGCTGGCGCCCGCTCCTCGCGGGCTCGTTTGCCCTCGCGACGGCGGTGATCGTCCTCGTCGATCCGCGCGCGCTCCCGTACCCGGCGTATGGCTGGGCGCTGCAATGGGTCATCGGCTTGCCCTGCTGGCTGCTCGGTTGCTTGCTCGCCGAACGAATTCAAGAGCGCCCGGCCCGAACGAACCCCCGCATCTGGGCCTTCCGCCTCGCCGTCTGGCTCGCGAGCGCGGGGGCCCTCGCGCTCCGGTTCCATTCTCCGATCGGGTATCCCTGGACCCTGAACGCCTTCTCGCTCCTCGTGTATGCGTGGCTCCTCGTGGAGATCCCGCACCTCGCGGCCTCGCGCGTGCCCCGTTTCTCCGAGCGCCTCGGCCTCTTCAGCTACTCGCTTTACCTCGTCCACCTCGCGGCGTGGGAGCTCTTCAAGAAATACTATCGCCTCAACCTCGGCTACTTCGTCGATTGGGCGCTCCTCATGGCCCTCTCGCTCGGCGTCGCCTATGTGTTTTTCCTCGTCTGCGAGGACCCGTCGCAGAAGCTCGCGCGGCGCCTCGCGAAATCCCTCCGCCCGAAACCCGCGGCGCCGCTGCCGACCGCCTGA
- a CDS encoding sialate O-acetylesterase, with amino-acid sequence MRRNLRAAAILALPFAAGALASALVFRHMAKPAPAPRPEATIPARVTLPPEHLGVLSLFVLAGQSNMSGRAALPNPLPAPVPGVYIFGNDGRWHEGREPVDFAEGQIDDVSADPGAGAGPSVAFAAALRDKHKDRPIGLIPCAKGGSSLAEWRRHLGDDTLYGACLKRARAASTAGTVSGVLFFQGETDAMDPALTAAEAHPDPSKWAAAFGAFVADLRRDLGAPDLPVVFAELGSRPTDSRFPAWERVKEQQRAVAIPGVARIRTDDLPLQDAVHFGGEGQEAIGRRFAEAMEGLLRR; translated from the coding sequence ATGCGCAGAAACCTCCGCGCCGCCGCGATCCTCGCCCTCCCCTTCGCCGCCGGAGCGCTCGCCAGCGCGCTCGTGTTTCGCCACATGGCCAAACCCGCCCCGGCGCCGCGCCCCGAGGCCACGATCCCCGCCCGCGTCACGCTCCCGCCCGAGCACCTCGGCGTGCTTTCGTTGTTCGTGCTTGCCGGCCAGTCCAACATGTCGGGCCGGGCGGCTTTGCCGAACCCGCTTCCTGCGCCGGTTCCCGGCGTCTACATCTTCGGCAACGACGGCCGCTGGCACGAGGGCCGCGAGCCGGTTGATTTCGCCGAAGGCCAGATCGACGACGTCTCTGCCGACCCCGGCGCGGGCGCCGGCCCTTCCGTGGCATTCGCCGCCGCGCTCCGCGACAAACACAAAGATCGACCCATCGGCCTGATTCCTTGCGCGAAAGGCGGCTCGTCCCTCGCGGAATGGCGCCGCCACCTCGGCGACGACACCCTGTACGGCGCGTGCTTGAAGCGCGCCCGCGCGGCGTCCACCGCGGGCACGGTCTCCGGCGTCCTGTTCTTTCAGGGCGAAACGGACGCCATGGATCCCGCCCTCACGGCGGCGGAGGCGCACCCCGATCCGTCGAAATGGGCCGCTGCATTCGGAGCTTTCGTCGCCGACCTCCGCCGCGACCTCGGCGCGCCCGATCTGCCCGTCGTGTTCGCCGAGCTCGGTTCGCGCCCGACGGACAGCCGTTTCCCCGCGTGGGAGCGCGTCAAGGAGCAGCAACGTGCGGTCGCGATTCCGGGCGTCGCGCGCATTCGCACGGACGACCTGCCGCTCCAGGATGCCGTGCATTTCGGAGGGGAAGGGCAGGAGGCCATCGGGAGGCGATTTGCGGAGGCGATGGAGGGGTTGCTCCGACGATGA